A region of Scleropages formosus chromosome 2, fSclFor1.1, whole genome shotgun sequence DNA encodes the following proteins:
- the LOC108931369 gene encoding fibroleukin-like, which yields MRSTLLWTCGTLLLLIRVPQRVSVFAQGQFQEQGGPASCPLSLRPAGSCGDGGECPYQITLPPLTVHLPKEFHLLEKTMEELQALKREVNMLRRSCLECQLQGDQILQRDSGTTPESSGIPVPTPTTSVGGGHPWVPKSPNLQEMQMNISKISMSLDNATTQIDVLHDQLEKFSLINMTNVENMVDVKVKNITMMFDQLNSKCTSPCPAKEPPKPKPLLVARDCSDYMMVGKQKNGVYRVRPVPRAAAFSVFCDMTSYGGGWTILQQRINGSVNFNRTWEQYKKGFGDLQGDFWLGNDNIHLLTSAKDMILRIDLEDIHGVREYAKYEYFYVANEFLNYRLSIRGYSGTAGDALHFSKRYNHDQMFFTTPDKDNDMYPSGNCGAYYSSGWWFDACMSANLNGKYYKKPYKGVRNGIFWGTWHNSSSEFYPTNYRQAFKTVKMMIRPKNYTP from the exons ATGAGGTCCACCCTTCTGTGGACATGTGGGACGCTTCTGCTGCTGATCAGGGTCCCACAGCGGGTCTCTGTTTTCGCTCAGGGCCAGTTTCAAGAGCAGGGAGGCCCAGCCAGTTGCCCTCTCAGTCTCCGCCCAGCCGGCAGCTGTGGGGATGGGGGTGAGTGCCCTTACCAGATTACGCTGCCACCGCTCACTGTCCACTTGCCAAAGGAGTTTCACCTGTTGGAGAAGACCATGGAGGAGCTGCAGGCACTGAAAAGGGAGGTCAACATGCTCCGACGCTCCTGCTTGGAATGCCAGCTGCAGGGCGACCAGATCCTACAGAGAGACAGCGGAACCACTCCAGAATCAAGTGGGATACCTGTCCCAACCCCAACCACCAGTGTGGGTGGTGGACACCCCTGGGTCCCAAAAAGCCCAAACTTGCAGGAGATGCAGATGAACATATCCAAGATATCCATGAGCTTGGATAATGCCACCACCCAGATAGATGTTCTGCACGATCAGCTGGAAAAGTTCAGCCTCATCAACATGACGAATGTGGAGAACATGGTGGATGTCAAGGTGAAGAACATTACCATGATGTTTGACCAACTCAACAGCAAGTGTACCAGCCCCTGCCCAGCAAAGGAGCCACCAAAACCGAAAC CGCTGCTGGTCGCACGGGACTGCTCTGACTACATGATGGtgggaaagcagaaaaatggtGTGTACCGTGTGAGGCCAGTCCcacgagctgctgccttcagtgtCTTCTGCGATATGACGTCATATGGTGGAGGTTGGACCATATTGCAGCAGCGCATCAATGGCAGCGTCAACTTCAACCGCACTTGGGAACAATACAAGAAGGGCTTTGGTGACCTGCAAGGTGACTTCTGGCTGGGCAATGACAATATACACCTGCTAACCTCAGCCAAGGACATGATCCTGCGCATCGACCTTGAGGACATTCATGGGGTGCGTGAGTATGCCAAGTATGAGTATTTCTACGTGGCCAACGAGTTCCTGAACTACCGCCTGTCTATCAGGGGATACTCAGGCACGGCGGGCGATGCGCTGCATTTTAGCAAGCGCTACAATCACGACCAGATGTTCTTCACCACCCCTGATAAGGACAATGACATGTACCCCTCAGGCAACTGCGGGGCCTACTACAGCTCGGGCTGGTGGTTCGATGCCTGCATGTCTGCCAACCTGAATGGGAAATATTACAAGAAACCATACAAAGGGGTTCGAAACGGAATATTCTGGGGCACGTGGCACAACAGCTCCTCCGAGTTCTACCCAACAAATTACCGCCAGGCCttcaaaactgtcaaaatgatgatcagaccAAAAAACTACACACCTTAA